The following proteins come from a genomic window of Megalobrama amblycephala isolate DHTTF-2021 linkage group LG1, ASM1881202v1, whole genome shotgun sequence:
- the LOC125279829 gene encoding gastrula zinc finger protein XlCGF57.1-like encodes MVFVKEESEEDMSEPEPWRIKHEEQGGLVKVKEEREDLNEVEEKYQLQKDHDDTAEEKPLSCSKTENSCSQSSIQITEVTRPFTCSQCGKTFKQKGSLTTHMLHHSGKRPFTCSQCGKSFTQKGHLNDHLVTHTSEKPFTCSQCGNTFKHKKSLKNHMIIHIGKRPFTCSQCEKTFKHKGSLKTHMIIHTGKNPFTCSKCGKSFTQKGHLNDHLVTHTSEKPFTCPQCEKTFTRKGSLKNHMLIHIGNRPFTCSQCEKSFTCKGHLKNHMLTHAEIKPFICSLCGKRFTCKGQFNDHLVIHTSEKPFNCPQCGNTFTRKENLKKHMLIHTGIKPFTCSQCGKSFTQKGHLKDHLLTHNSEKPFTCSQCGNTFTRKGNLKNHMLIHAGIKPFSCCQCGKSFTQKAHLEYHLLIHTSEKPFTCS; translated from the exons ATGGTGTTtgttaaagaggagagtgaggAGGACATGAGTGAACCAGAACCCTGGAGAATAAAACACGAGGAACAAGGAG gTCTGGTGAAAGTGAAAGAGGAAAGAGAAGATCTGAATGAAGTGGAGGAGAAATATCAGCTTCAGAAAGATCATGATGACACCGCTGAAGAAAAACCACTGAGTTGCTCCAAAACTGAAAACAGTTGCTCACAAAGCAGCATTCAAATAACAGAAGTCACAAGACCTTTcacctgctctcagtgtggaaagacttttaaacaaaaaggaAGCCTTACGACTCACATGTTACATCATTCTGGAAAAAGGCCTTTTACCTgttctcagtgtggaaagagttttacacaGAAAGGACACCTCAATGATCATTTGGTAACTCACACTTCagaaaagcctttcacctgctctcagtgtggaaatacttttaaacataaaaaaagccTTAAAAATCACATGATTATTCATATTGGAAAGAGGCCTTTTACATgctctcagtgtgaaaagacttTTAAACATAAAGGAAGCCTTAAGACTCACATGATAATTCACACAGGAAAAAATCCTTTTACCTGCTCCAAGTGTggcaagagttttacacagaAAGGACACCTTAATGATCATTTGGTAACTCACACTTCAGAAAAGCCTTTTAcctgtcctcagtgtgaaaagacttTCACACGTAAAGGAAGCCTGAAGAATCACATGTTAATTCATATTGGAAATAGGCCTTTTACATgctctcagtgtgaaaagagtttTACGTGTAAAGGACACCTCAAGAATCACATGCTAACTCATGCTGAAATAAAGCCTTTCATCTGTTCTCTGTGTGGAAAGAGATTTACATGTAAAGGACAATTTAATGATCATTTGGTAATTCACACTTCAGAAAAGCCTTTCaactgccctcagtgtggaaacacTTTCACACGTAAAGAAAACCTTAAGAAGCACATGTTAATTCATACCGGAataaagcctttcacctgctctcagtgtggaaagagttttacacaGAAAGGACACCTTAAGGATCATTTGTTAACTCACAATTCagaaaagcctttcacctgctctcagtgtggaaataCTTTCACACGTAAAGGAAACCTTAAGAatcacatgttaattcatgctggAATAAAGCCTTTCAGCTGCTGTCAATGTggcaagagttttacacagaAAGCTCACCTTGAGTATCATTTGTTAATTCACACTTCAGAAAAGCCTTTTACCTGCTCTTAG
- the LOC125279852 gene encoding gastrula zinc finger protein XlCGF8.2DB-like, producing MVFVKEESEEDMSEPEPWRIKHEEQGGLVKVKEEREDLNEVEEKYQLQKAHDDTAEEKSLSCSKTENSCSQVTRPFTCSQCEKTFKHKRSLWSHMIIHTGKKPYTCSQCGKSFTQKGILTCHMLIHTGKKPFTCSQCGKSFTQKGHLNDHLLTHTSEKPFTCSQCGKTFRHKGSLKTHMLIHTGKKPFSCSQCGKSFTRKEILKNHMLIHTGIKPFICSQCGKSFKQKAHLNDHFLIHTSEKPFTCSQCGNTFTLKENLKKHMLIHAGIKPFTCSHCGKSFTQKGHLKDHLLIHTSENPFTCPQCGKSFTRKANLKIHMLIHTGIKPYTCPQCGKSFTQKGHLKDHLLIHTSEKPFTCSQCGKSFRHKGSLKYHMLIHT from the coding sequence gtCTGGTGAAAGTGAAAGAGGAAAGAGAAGATCTGAATGAAGTGGAGGAGAAATATCAGCTTCAGAAAGCTCATGATGACACCGCTGAAGAAAAATCATTGAGTTGCTCCAAAACTGAAAACAGTTGCTCACAAGTCACTAGACCTTTCACCTgttctcagtgtgaaaagacttttaaacataaaagaAGCCTTTGGAGTCATATGATAATTCACACAGGAAAAAAGCCTTATACCTGCTcccagtgtggaaagagttttacacaGAAAGGAATCCTTACGTGTCACATGTTGATTCATACTGGGaaaaagcctttcacctgctctcagtgtgggaagagttttacGCAGAAAGGACACCTTAATGATCATTTGCTTACTCACACTTCagaaaagcctttcacctgctctcagtgtggaaaaacTTTCAGACATAAAGGAAGCCTTAAGACTCACATGTTAATTCATACTGGAAAAAAGCCTTTcagctgctctcagtgtggaaagagtttcacacgtaAAGAAATCCTCAAGAATCACATGTTAATTCATACTGGAATAAAGCCTTTCatctgctctcagtgtggaaagagttttaaacAGAAAGCACACCTTAATGATCATTTTCTAATTCACACTTCAGAAAAGCCTTTCACTTGCTCTCAATGTGGAAACACTTTCACACTTAAAGAAAACCTTAAGAAgcacatgttaattcatgccggaataaagcctttcacctgctctcactgtggaaagagttttacacaGAAAGGACACCTTAAGGATCATTTGTTAATACACACTTCAGAAAACCCTTTCActtgccctcagtgtggaaaatcGTTCACACGTAAGGCAAACCTTAAGATTCACATGTTAATTCATACTGGAataaagccttacacctgccctcagtgtggaaagagttttacacaGAAAGGACACCTTAAGGATCATTTGTTAATTCATACTTCagaaaagcctttcacctgtTCTCAGTGTGGAAAATCTTTCAGACATAAAGGAAGCCTTAAGTATCACATGTTGATTCATACTTGA